The sequence below is a genomic window from Microbulbifer hydrolyticus.
TGACGGTGAATTGGTTCCCTGGCGCGATGCGCGGGTTCACGTGCTCACCCACACTCTGCACTATGGTATGGGCGTATTTGAGGGCGTGCGCGCCTACCAAACCGCCGATGGCGGCACCAGCATCTTTCGTCTGAATGAACACACCCGTCGCCTGTTCCGTTCCGCCAAGATCATGAACATGCCGATGCCCTTTGACGAGGAGCAGCTCAACGAAGCCCAGCGCCTGGTAGTGCGTGAAAACGGCCTCAAGGAAGCCTATTTGCGCCCGATGGTGTTTTACGGATCCGAAGGTATGGGGCTGCGTGCCGACTCCCTGCAGACTCATGTGATTGTTGCTGCCTGGGAATGGCCGAGCTATATGACCCCGGAAGCCCGCGAGCTGGGTATCAAGGTCAATACCTCTTCCTACACCCGCCATCACGTGAATATCTCCATGTGCAAGGCGAAGGCCAACGGCAATTACATCAACTCCATGCTGGCGCTGCAGGAAGCCATCCGCAACGGCTGCGAAGAAGCGCTGTTGCTGGACCCGGAAGGCTATGTGGCGGAAGGTAGCGGTGAGAACTTCTTCCTGGTGAGTGATGGCGTCATCTACACCCCGGAACTGACTTCCTGCCTGGACGGCATCACTCGCGCCTCGGTGATCCAGCTGGCCAGTGAATGC
It includes:
- a CDS encoding branched-chain amino acid transaminase: MSFADRDGVIWFDGELVPWRDARVHVLTHTLHYGMGVFEGVRAYQTADGGTSIFRLNEHTRRLFRSAKIMNMPMPFDEEQLNEAQRLVVRENGLKEAYLRPMVFYGSEGMGLRADSLQTHVIVAAWEWPSYMTPEARELGIKVNTSSYTRHHVNISMCKAKANGNYINSMLALQEAIRNGCEEALLLDPEGYVAEGSGENFFLVSDGVIYTPELTSCLDGITRASVIQLASECGYRVVEKRITRDEVYIADEAFFTGTAAEVLPIRMLDGRTIGAGRRGPITKRLQQLYFDSVQGKSQAHMGWLSDVHETCEAVAASA